The sequence TCGCTACCGACCGCATCGTCGAGGTCGCAAGCAAAAAAACAGAATCCATGATCTTCCGCTATGCCAATGCCTTGCGCTACATGGACCGCGCGGAAGTCGCCAATCAACTTGAGCATCTGATGTTTACCGGCGAACTCGTGATGCAGGAAACTGCACGGAACCTGCTGGGTGAACTTGGCGGCCGCGAAGCCATGGACAAACTTCGCAACCGCACGGAAACCATGAAAGCCCACCGCGAGGCCATTGAAAAGACGGAAGACGATGTAAAAAGGCTTTTTGACAAATCCCTCGAAGAGGCAAGAAGCGGCTACACGATCTCCACGAGCATGAATTTTATGCTCTTCCTCGTCGGATTGGCGTTCATGGGTGTATTTCTGTTCCTTTTGATGCGCGACCCCGACTTGAAAAATGACACGATCGGCAAGCTCATCGCGGGTGGTGGCGGTGCCTTTGTGCTCATTTACAACATGTTCTTTGCCAAAACCCGCGATCAGGTGCGCGAGTCTGCAGAGCATTTGCTTGGCCTCAAAGTGATCTTCCTGGGTTACTTGCGGCAACTTCATCAAACGGATCAGGCCTACGTGCGCCGTTACCTGGAGGATAAGACAATCGCCACCACGGAATTGAAGGAATATGCCGACTTGATCACGGCGACAATGCAAACAGCATTGGCCGAAATCAAAGGCAATGTCAAGGGCAGCAGTGATTACAATCCGCCCGCGCAAGGTGGTACAACGGGTGGAGGCCCATCAACCGTTTAATAATCAAGCGACAAGCAGGAAAGACTTCGTTCTGATTTGCAACAAGCTTCAAAAGCAAGTAGCTTCGTTGCCCATTTGAATCAGTGATTGCATGATGCGTAGAATCTTTTTGTTGGTCATTTGCCTTTCCGTGACCTGCCTTTTCGGTTGCAAGGAAAAAGGCGGTCAGGAAAATACGAGCTCCACCCCTGTCGCAACGGATTCGGCCAAGGTCGATTCGGTCGCAGCGCCCAAAGTTGCCACAGCCGATTCGGCGACGCTGATGAACCTTGCCAAGGAAATCCTGCAATTCGCCGAAAAAAAGGACTTTGGCAAAATCGCAGACTACATTCATCCGACTGCAGGAATCCGGTTTTCGCCCTATGCCTACGTCGATACGGCTGAGCACAAGCACTTTACTGCCGATGCATTCCGGGTCCAAGCGACAACCGACGCCAAAAAGAAGGTTCTATGGGGAACTTATGATCCGATTGGTGATGACATCAAGGTTACCGTGGAAGCCTATTTCAAGGAGTTCGGCTACGACAAAAACTACCTTGGCGAAGGTCAATTTGGGTTCAATGAAACGATGGGTGGCGGCACCGTGATCAACAACACAGAAGAAATCTACCCCGGCTTGCCACGTGTGGAGACCTATTGGGCACCAAAGGACGAGGAAAAAGCTCCCTACGAATGGGGTACCATCCGACTTGTTTTCAAAGAACACGAAGGAAAATTCTACCTTGTGGCCTGGATTCACGACGCGTGGAACACCTGAGAAGTTATAAGTGATTAGTGAAAAGTGAAAAGTCTTGACTCAATTGACGCTGTGGTGGAGAGTGGAGAGTTTCGGTTGCTTGTTTGACCTTCACTGCTCCAAGTGAACAAGTTGATCAGCCTCCATCCTTGATTGCCACCTATCTATCACGTCTTGCTCATTCTCAATTCTCCATTCTCAATTATTCATTCAATGAGTTATCTCGATACCACCTACAACGTTTACAAGGATGCGGCTGAGACGCCGAATGTCGGCCTTTGCTGCACCACGACACCGGTTTGGCAATTGCCGGGCCTGAGCATTCCTGCAAAAATGCTGGCGATGAACTATGGCTGCGGTTCGACGGTGAATCCGCGGGACCTTGTGAATGAGCCGACTGTGCTTTACGTGGGCGTCGGTGGCGGCATGGAATTGCTGCAATTCTCCTATTTCAGCCGTCGTCCGGGTGGCGTGATCGGGGTGGATGTGGTGGATGAAATGCTGCAAGCCTCCCGCGAAAACATGGTGCAGGCCGAGGTCGAAAATCCTTGGTTCCGCTCCGAATTCATCGATTTGCGCAAAGGGGATGCACTTTCCTTGCCGATCGCGGACAATTCGGTGGATGTTGCGGCGCAGAATTGCCTGTTCAACATTTTCAAGATCGACGACCTGAAAAAGGCGCTTTCCGAGATGTACCGCGTGCTCAAACCCAATGGCCGCCTCGTCTTGAGCGATCCCGTTTGCGATACCGAAATGCCCGAAGCCTTGCGCGAGGACGCGAACCTGCGTGCGCTTTGCCTCAGCGGATCGATGCCCTTGGCCGATTACATCAAAACCATCACCGACGTGGGCTTTGGCACCGTCGAAATCCGTGCACGTCGCCCCTACCGCGTGCTCGCACCCGGGCATTACGCGACCGACAAACTCATTTACATCGAAAGCGTCGAAGTCTGCGCCATCAAAGACCCGATGCCTGCCGACGGCCCCTGTGTCTTCACCGGCAAAACAGCGGTCTACTACGGCGGAATGCCGTTTTTCGACGATGGCAACGGTCATATCATGGCTTACAATTCGCCGTTGGCGGTTTGTGACAAGACGGCCGCGGCATTGAAAGGACTGTGGCGGGATGATATTTACATTTCGGAGAGTACGTATTTTTATGATGGTGGGGGTTGCTGCTGAGCTC comes from Bacteroidota bacterium and encodes:
- the arsM gene encoding arsenosugar biosynthesis arsenite methyltransferase ArsM, producing MSYLDTTYNVYKDAAETPNVGLCCTTTPVWQLPGLSIPAKMLAMNYGCGSTVNPRDLVNEPTVLYVGVGGGMELLQFSYFSRRPGGVIGVDVVDEMLQASRENMVQAEVENPWFRSEFIDLRKGDALSLPIADNSVDVAAQNCLFNIFKIDDLKKALSEMYRVLKPNGRLVLSDPVCDTEMPEALREDANLRALCLSGSMPLADYIKTITDVGFGTVEIRARRPYRVLAPGHYATDKLIYIESVEVCAIKDPMPADGPCVFTGKTAVYYGGMPFFDDGNGHIMAYNSPLAVCDKTAAALKGLWRDDIYISESTYFYDGGGCC